From Mucilaginibacter rubeus, a single genomic window includes:
- a CDS encoding lipopolysaccharide biosynthesis protein gives MNLLQKQGFFNSLILYAGVALGFLNLTILFQRILTTEEIGFFILMGTISLLYAQFAGLGIGNIILKYFPYYRSDDKKHGGFASFVAVWCLIGFVAFTVFFVVFKDLIISNYKDKDGASLLIKYFYYLIPLSFLVLVFSVLENMALTVFKNVLSSFLREVGLRLFTTVAILLIAVKLIDYHVFLQIYIIANLVAVVVLLVYIAKGSHFKFSAVGAQLLGERKTFLSYGIFTVLSGSSFVMIQNLDTIMLSMLTKESFSYVGIYGTFFAIAVVISLPAKALSRTSLQIIAQSWVTNDIAKIGKIYYKTSVVQMLIGCLLFIGLVINRQFIVMLLHKHDYAPYFNVFIVVGVAFLVDMTGGLNGYIMNVSKYYRLTTVFIVSAVVLCVVSNWILIPRMGMMGAAVSYLLTMFVLNFAYWLFIKIKFNLQPFAKAHLYILMIFTVCLLIGLYLPQLKNVVLDMVYRSAIVGVVYVFFAYVLKISEDINVIFDRVLKKV, from the coding sequence ATGAACCTATTACAGAAACAGGGATTTTTCAACAGCCTCATACTTTATGCTGGGGTTGCGTTGGGTTTCCTAAATCTTACTATTCTTTTTCAGCGGATCCTTACTACAGAAGAGATCGGTTTCTTTATTTTAATGGGAACCATATCATTGCTTTATGCCCAGTTTGCAGGATTGGGTATAGGTAATATCATCCTTAAATATTTCCCATACTATCGCAGTGATGATAAAAAGCATGGCGGTTTCGCGTCTTTTGTAGCTGTTTGGTGCCTGATTGGTTTTGTGGCCTTTACCGTATTTTTTGTAGTTTTTAAAGATTTAATTATCAGCAATTATAAAGATAAGGATGGCGCCTCGCTGCTCATTAAATATTTTTACTATCTCATTCCCTTATCGTTTTTGGTGCTGGTGTTCTCTGTGCTTGAAAACATGGCGCTTACGGTATTTAAAAATGTACTATCCTCTTTTTTGCGTGAGGTTGGGTTGCGCTTGTTTACAACTGTCGCTATCTTATTAATAGCCGTTAAGCTGATTGATTATCATGTTTTCTTGCAGATCTACATTATTGCCAACCTGGTAGCAGTAGTGGTATTGCTTGTTTATATCGCCAAAGGCAGCCACTTTAAGTTTTCGGCCGTTGGCGCGCAGTTATTGGGCGAGCGAAAGACATTTCTAAGCTATGGCATCTTTACGGTATTAAGCGGCAGCTCATTTGTAATGATCCAGAACCTTGATACCATTATGCTGAGCATGCTCACGAAAGAGTCGTTCAGTTATGTGGGGATTTATGGTACCTTTTTCGCTATTGCCGTAGTTATCAGTTTACCGGCAAAGGCGCTGAGCCGTACTTCGTTGCAGATCATAGCGCAATCGTGGGTTACCAATGACATTGCCAAAATTGGTAAAATCTATTACAAAACTTCAGTAGTGCAGATGCTTATTGGCTGCCTGCTGTTTATAGGCTTAGTTATCAACAGGCAGTTTATAGTAATGCTATTGCATAAACATGATTATGCTCCTTATTTCAACGTGTTTATTGTTGTTGGTGTGGCGTTTTTGGTTGATATGACAGGTGGCCTAAACGGTTACATCATGAATGTATCCAAATATTACCGCCTTACTACTGTTTTTATTGTTTCGGCAGTAGTGCTTTGCGTGGTATCAAACTGGATCCTGATACCACGTATGGGGATGATGGGGGCAGCCGTATCTTACCTGCTTACCATGTTTGTACTAAATTTTGCATATTGGCTGTTTATTAAAATCAAGTTCAATCTGCAGCCCTTTGCAAAAGCGCACCTATATATCTTAATGATCTTTACGGTTTGCCTGCTGATAGGGCTCTATCTTCCGCAGTTAAAAAATGTGGTTTTAGATATGGTTTACCGCTCGGCAATAGTTGGTGTGGTGTATGTATTTTTTGCCTATGTTTTAAAAATTTCAGAAGATATTAATGTTATATTTGATCGCGTACTGAAAAAAGTATGA
- a CDS encoding glycosyltransferase produces the protein MSGSYNLCIIKPNKSAFSETFIQAHIDGLAGNKKVLYGGAFPLYDHEGKTLIRSKLGLLSYLIQKRIFKKKNIGVRTRALYKYLKANKIDAVFAEYGMVGASVTEACKMAGVPLIIHFHGADVYHRDTVAAYAELYQQAFRYASAFIAVSVDMAATLKEMGAPADKVYTASCGVDTAAFPLLDISASAKDFLFVGRFVEKKSPQSLVKAFKIVLEQHPDARLWMAGGGPLFDETKALIAELGLNEQITLTGVLKPEEIRELMKRMRAFVQHSVTAANGDKEGTPVTVLEASSSGLPVISTRHSGIKEAVVDGKTGFLVDEYDITGMAERMITLAESVELAVQMGKAARNHMIDNYDINLRMALLDNIVQNSINSKAN, from the coding sequence ATGAGCGGGTCATATAACTTATGTATCATAAAGCCCAATAAGTCCGCTTTTTCCGAAACCTTCATTCAGGCGCATATTGATGGCCTGGCCGGTAATAAAAAAGTGCTGTACGGCGGTGCCTTCCCTTTGTATGACCATGAGGGAAAAACACTGATCCGTTCAAAACTGGGTCTGCTGAGTTATCTGATCCAAAAGCGGATTTTTAAAAAGAAAAATATTGGGGTACGTACCCGTGCCCTGTATAAATATCTCAAAGCAAATAAAATAGACGCTGTTTTTGCCGAGTATGGTATGGTTGGCGCATCGGTTACAGAAGCTTGCAAAATGGCCGGCGTTCCGCTCATTATCCATTTTCATGGGGCCGATGTTTATCATCGTGATACCGTTGCCGCTTATGCTGAACTTTATCAGCAGGCTTTCAGGTACGCGAGCGCTTTTATCGCTGTGTCGGTTGATATGGCAGCCACGCTGAAAGAAATGGGAGCCCCTGCCGATAAAGTGTATACAGCTTCATGTGGCGTCGACACAGCCGCTTTCCCTTTGCTTGATATATCGGCCTCGGCCAAAGATTTTTTATTTGTAGGGCGTTTTGTAGAGAAGAAATCTCCGCAATCATTAGTGAAGGCATTTAAGATTGTACTCGAACAACATCCGGATGCCAGACTTTGGATGGCCGGCGGTGGTCCGCTGTTTGATGAAACAAAGGCGCTGATTGCGGAACTTGGACTTAATGAGCAGATTACACTTACCGGGGTATTGAAGCCGGAAGAGATCAGGGAATTGATGAAACGCATGCGGGCATTTGTACAACACTCGGTTACTGCTGCTAACGGCGATAAAGAAGGAACTCCGGTTACTGTATTGGAAGCATCATCATCGGGGCTTCCTGTGATTTCAACCCGGCATTCAGGAATTAAGGAAGCTGTTGTTGACGGCAAAACAGGTTTCCTGGTTGACGAGTATGATATAACCGGAATGGCCGAACGAATGATAACCCTGGCAGAATCTGTTGAACTGGCCGTGCAAATGGGTAAAGCTGCACGCAACCACATGATTGATAATTACGATATTAACCTGCGTATGGCTTTGCTTGATAACATTGTTCAGAACAGCATCAATAGTAAAGCGAACTAA
- a CDS encoding class I SAM-dependent methyltransferase, which yields MIETPNRENVVSYYDEHVKNKLNDYIVVNPRIEFGWDTIKRFTPSSPARVLEVGCGMGNICSRMRKYWPNAVITGIDISTMSIQIAQKLFGDSKLNFKESILTTDTFNEQFDLIIFMDVYEHIAVTDRPAVHAGLAKILRNKGRIVLTVPTPANLKWSLVNKPETMQPVDEHISFDVIGKLAADTGTEVIFYELKNVWNVGDYAHIVLEKNDDFEAAFFHPKPVTASQRSRRIFNKAVYKLGSFFRRYYVRKKLG from the coding sequence ATGATTGAAACTCCGAACCGCGAAAATGTAGTGTCTTATTATGATGAGCACGTTAAAAACAAGCTTAATGATTATATTGTAGTTAACCCCCGTATTGAGTTTGGGTGGGATACCATTAAGCGTTTTACGCCATCAAGCCCGGCCCGAGTTTTAGAGGTAGGTTGTGGTATGGGCAATATTTGTTCGCGGATGCGTAAATACTGGCCTAATGCCGTTATTACAGGTATTGATATCAGCACCATGTCTATCCAGATTGCGCAAAAGCTTTTTGGCGACAGCAAACTAAATTTTAAGGAAAGCATCCTTACCACTGACACTTTTAATGAGCAGTTCGACCTGATCATTTTCATGGATGTGTATGAGCACATTGCCGTTACCGACAGGCCGGCCGTTCATGCCGGGCTTGCTAAAATTTTGCGGAACAAGGGCCGTATTGTTTTAACTGTGCCTACGCCAGCAAACTTAAAATGGTCGTTGGTGAATAAGCCGGAAACCATGCAGCCGGTTGATGAGCATATCTCTTTTGATGTTATTGGCAAGCTGGCTGCAGATACAGGCACCGAAGTGATTTTTTACGAACTTAAAAACGTGTGGAACGTAGGCGACTACGCGCACATCGTATTGGAAAAAAATGACGATTTCGAGGCTGCGTTTTTTCATCCGAAACCGGTAACCGCATCTCAACGTAGCAGGAGGATCTTTAATAAGGCTGTTTATAAATTAGGCAGCTTCTTCCGCCGGTATTATGTGCGCAAAAAGTTAGGTTGA
- a CDS encoding class I SAM-dependent methyltransferase encodes MKGNDRLYPSVFHTRYVSLSQLRDKTIEIVKQLTADNKTLLLADFGCGDMPYRELIDPIVGKYLGIDLEMNPKAEHHIGFDSKTTLPDNYCDIVLSNQVLEHVDTPSGYLQEAMRILKPGGSAIITTHGYWFYHPTPNDYWRWTSAGLRKTIEAEGFKINSFYGIMGLAASGLQLFQDGIAVKLPKFLIPPFALVMQAMIGLFNKINTQAQRDRDGAIYVIVAQKPL; translated from the coding sequence ATGAAAGGTAACGACCGATTATATCCCTCTGTTTTTCACACCCGCTATGTATCCCTTTCACAATTGAGGGATAAAACCATCGAAATAGTAAAACAACTTACCGCCGATAATAAAACATTACTGCTTGCCGATTTTGGCTGCGGTGATATGCCTTACCGTGAACTGATTGATCCGATAGTAGGCAAATACCTGGGTATCGACCTGGAAATGAACCCCAAGGCTGAGCATCATATCGGCTTCGACAGCAAAACTACCCTGCCCGATAATTACTGCGACATTGTACTTAGTAACCAGGTGCTGGAGCATGTAGATACCCCATCAGGTTATTTACAGGAGGCTATGCGTATTTTGAAACCCGGAGGTTCGGCTATTATTACCACACATGGTTACTGGTTTTATCATCCAACGCCTAATGATTACTGGCGATGGACAAGCGCCGGTCTGCGTAAAACCATCGAAGCCGAAGGGTTTAAGATCAACTCTTTTTATGGCATCATGGGTTTGGCGGCAAGTGGCTTGCAGCTCTTTCAGGATGGTATTGCTGTTAAGTTGCCCAAATTTTTGATTCCTCCTTTTGCTTTGGTAATGCAGGCTATGATTGGCTTATTTAACAAAATAAATACACAGGCCCAGCGCGACCGCGATGGCGCTATCTATGTTATTGTTGCCCAAAAGCCCCTTTAA
- a CDS encoding LamG domain-containing protein yields the protein MKKFYPLLLLLPAFAFVHTSCSKLTDQPKPVTDSTKTLKEISLRDTLTMYTDQVIQLDVKVRPINFDTTKLVWVSSDTSVVSVSQLGRITAKKEGSSKVSVSNAEKTKSVSCTVTVKDSLRVGMIAYYPFGANTADVSGNGNNGLGYNLAQVADRFGNANGAYYFNGFNSYIVVKDKQTLRLSHTDFTISTWVKLDVYNYSFASQIIDKRIPELGNGWNVSITGYDFVSTGQGGLGLLTFNENNSPLLTLSQGAISVNAWHLITTVYHYPTHTLALYIDGAKDITFDGIASPNITITADAYIGRDNPDVPSPGYFLKGALDDMRLYDRALSDKEIKKLYKATN from the coding sequence ATGAAGAAATTTTATCCTCTATTATTGCTGTTGCCAGCATTTGCTTTCGTGCATACGTCGTGCTCCAAACTTACAGATCAGCCAAAACCGGTAACGGACAGTACCAAAACCCTTAAAGAAATTTCTTTGAGAGATACCCTTACCATGTATACCGATCAGGTTATACAATTGGATGTAAAAGTCAGGCCAATAAATTTTGATACAACAAAGCTTGTTTGGGTGTCGTCAGATACCTCAGTAGTATCTGTTAGCCAATTAGGTCGAATTACAGCAAAGAAAGAAGGCAGTTCAAAGGTTTCTGTTAGTAACGCCGAAAAAACAAAATCAGTAAGTTGCACCGTAACAGTAAAAGATAGCCTTAGAGTGGGTATGATAGCCTATTACCCTTTTGGGGCTAACACTGCCGACGTATCTGGCAATGGTAATAATGGCTTGGGGTACAATTTAGCGCAAGTTGCCGATAGATTTGGAAACGCAAACGGAGCCTATTATTTTAATGGGTTTAACAGCTATATTGTTGTTAAGGATAAACAAACATTGCGACTTTCGCATACCGACTTCACCATTTCCACCTGGGTGAAACTTGATGTTTATAACTATTCATTCGCTTCACAGATCATTGATAAAAGGATTCCTGAATTAGGTAACGGATGGAATGTGTCTATTACAGGATATGATTTTGTTTCAACCGGCCAGGGAGGTTTAGGATTGTTAACATTTAATGAGAATAACAGCCCATTATTAACGCTTAGTCAGGGCGCTATTTCTGTAAACGCCTGGCATTTAATAACCACGGTATATCATTATCCTACCCACACCTTAGCACTTTACATTGATGGTGCAAAAGACATTACATTTGACGGAATTGCTTCGCCCAATATAACGATAACGGCCGATGCTTATATCGGCAGGGATAATCCTGATGTACCTTCTCCGGGATATTTCCTGAAAGGTGCGTTGGATGATATGCGTTTGTATGACAGGGCGCTGTCCGACAAAGAAATTAAAAAACTTTATAAGGCTACAAATTGA
- a CDS encoding M56 family metallopeptidase, producing the protein MNWWQYLLLVNIYLLLFYGFYVLLLRKETFFQLNRLYLVSAALLSFMIPVIQASWVQDLFITQQVKYTLYSSPVAVYNFKPIEESSVSIGEILFLVYVAGIVFLSARLVWQLFKLKKVISQPESAVSYSFFKTVKLNADGEANEAIATHEDVHAKQWHSADVLLIELVMIINWFNPIVYFYRRAIKHIHEFIADRHAVEAGTDKADYAMLLLSQTFNTPTHGLVNSFFNKSLLKERIIMLQKNKSHRIALVKYGLSAPLFILMMVLSSATINNSDTISVINIKADKVFSTPASKVTEITIDEPQPRTNARIVAAADTTPIYTSVEKVPEFSGGLQAFGKFLQSNLRYPANARAQRIQGRVIITFVVERDGALSNEKVVRGVTDDLNNEALRVIKLSPNWKPGMQGNRTVRTQYSVPISFTLAPNEDTIKTTTPAKFSIASAQPGSDQVFTAVEQVPEFKGGINAFGKFLATNIRYPKDAREKNIQGRVVATFVVEKDGSLSDFKVLRGIGYGCDEEAIRVLKLSPEWKPGTQNGRAVRVQYSVPISFTLAGGTPTKPGENKTGAVVTGDANTSSLATQLQKDSSRATFSIRDGFENGAQPLYVIDGVTQSKSFVLKNINPDDISSITVWKDKNATAIYGERGANGVIQITTKAEAKRKVAEATIKGSVIKSN; encoded by the coding sequence ATGAACTGGTGGCAATATTTATTATTGGTAAACATATACCTGTTGCTGTTTTACGGGTTTTATGTGCTTTTGCTTCGAAAAGAAACCTTTTTTCAGCTTAACAGGCTTTACCTGGTAAGCGCCGCCCTGTTATCATTTATGATACCTGTTATCCAGGCCAGCTGGGTACAAGATCTTTTTATCACCCAGCAGGTAAAGTACACGCTGTACAGTAGCCCGGTAGCTGTTTACAACTTTAAACCGATAGAAGAATCGTCGGTAAGTATAGGCGAGATCCTGTTTTTGGTGTATGTAGCGGGTATTGTGTTTTTGTCGGCAAGATTGGTATGGCAGCTGTTTAAACTAAAAAAGGTGATCAGCCAGCCTGAATCTGCGGTATCTTATTCCTTTTTCAAAACCGTAAAACTAAATGCCGATGGTGAGGCAAACGAAGCTATAGCCACACATGAAGATGTGCATGCCAAACAATGGCACTCGGCCGATGTACTGTTAATTGAGTTGGTGATGATCATCAACTGGTTTAACCCGATAGTATATTTCTATCGCAGGGCTATAAAACATATCCACGAGTTTATTGCCGACAGGCATGCGGTTGAAGCCGGTACCGACAAGGCCGATTACGCCATGCTGCTCTTAAGCCAAACCTTTAATACGCCAACACATGGCCTGGTTAATTCATTTTTCAATAAAAGTTTGTTGAAGGAGCGTATCATTATGCTGCAGAAAAATAAATCACATCGGATAGCGCTGGTTAAATACGGGCTTTCGGCCCCCTTGTTTATTTTGATGATGGTACTTTCATCAGCAACCATCAATAACAGCGACACCATTTCAGTTATCAATATTAAAGCCGACAAGGTTTTCTCGACGCCGGCAAGTAAGGTAACAGAAATTACCATTGACGAGCCACAACCCCGGACTAATGCAAGGATTGTAGCTGCAGCTGATACTACCCCTATTTATACTTCGGTTGAAAAAGTGCCCGAATTTTCGGGAGGACTACAGGCTTTCGGTAAATTCCTTCAAAGTAATCTCAGATATCCTGCTAACGCCCGCGCGCAAAGGATCCAGGGTAGGGTGATCATCACTTTTGTTGTTGAAAGAGATGGTGCACTTTCAAATGAAAAGGTAGTTAGGGGCGTTACCGATGACCTGAACAATGAAGCCTTGCGGGTGATAAAATTATCGCCTAACTGGAAACCCGGTATGCAGGGTAATCGTACTGTGAGGACTCAATATTCGGTACCTATCAGTTTTACACTTGCTCCTAATGAGGATACCATAAAGACTACTACACCTGCAAAATTCTCAATAGCTTCGGCTCAACCCGGTTCCGACCAGGTATTTACAGCAGTTGAGCAGGTGCCGGAGTTTAAAGGTGGGATAAACGCATTTGGTAAGTTTCTGGCAACTAATATCAGGTATCCTAAAGATGCCCGTGAAAAAAATATCCAGGGCCGGGTGGTTGCTACTTTTGTTGTTGAAAAAGATGGTTCTTTGTCTGATTTTAAAGTTCTGAGAGGAATAGGTTATGGCTGTGATGAAGAAGCAATAAGAGTGCTGAAGTTGTCTCCCGAATGGAAACCCGGTACTCAAAACGGTCGTGCTGTAAGGGTACAATATAGCGTGCCAATAAGTTTTACACTGGCCGGCGGCACTCCTACCAAGCCCGGGGAAAATAAAACCGGCGCTGTTGTAACCGGAGATGCAAATACCTCTTCATTGGCGACGCAGCTACAGAAAGATTCAAGCAGGGCTACATTTTCAATACGGGATGGTTTTGAAAATGGGGCACAGCCGTTATATGTTATTGATGGTGTAACCCAGTCAAAATCGTTTGTTCTCAAAAACATTAATCCCGATGATATTTCAAGCATTACCGTCTGGAAGGATAAAAACGCTACCGCTATTTATGGCGAGCGGGGTGCAAACGGCGTTATACAGATTACTACTAAAGCTGAAGCAAAAAGGAAAGTAGCGGAAGCGACTATTAAAGGTTCTGTTATAAAGAGCAATTGA
- a CDS encoding BlaI/MecI/CopY family transcriptional regulator: MEIKELTRAEEQIMQVLWQLKKGYVKDVIEQLPEPKPAYNTVSTIIRILETKGFVGHEAFGKSHEYHPVISKEQYQNFAADKLLSGYFDNSVNRMLSFFVKKEKIDLKEADEIMKLIEKLKEK, from the coding sequence ATGGAAATTAAAGAGTTAACCCGCGCCGAAGAGCAGATCATGCAAGTGCTCTGGCAATTAAAAAAAGGGTATGTTAAAGACGTTATCGAGCAGTTACCTGAGCCCAAGCCCGCTTATAATACCGTGTCGACAATTATCCGGATCCTGGAAACCAAGGGCTTTGTTGGCCATGAGGCATTTGGTAAAAGTCACGAATACCACCCGGTGATCAGCAAAGAGCAGTATCAGAATTTTGCTGCCGATAAATTGCTGAGCGGCTATTTTGATAACTCCGTTAACCGCATGCTTTCGTTTTTTGTAAAGAAAGAAAAGATTGACCTGAAAGAGGCCGATGAGATCATGAAACTGATTGAAAAACTAAAAGAAAAATAA
- a CDS encoding MBL fold metallo-hydrolase RNA specificity domain-containing protein, producing MNITFHGAARNVTGSKHLLRLNDGTSILLDCGMFQGLGEQTEEMNEHFGFNPKGVTHMILSHAHIDHCGLIPRLVAEGFDGNIYCTSATMDLTRILLLDSAKIQMQDAEYSNKHRARKGLPLLSPLYTEDDVMEALRLFKIVEYGEEFTITPALKFNFTDAGHILGSAAVHITVTENGKDTYITFSGDVGRYGDLLLKSPQTFEQANYILLESTYGDSLHKDLGPIEESLLEVIKQTCEVKGGKVIIPAFSVGRTQELLYALNSLELKGTLPDIPYYVDSPLSEKATQVLMNHPEVYNKDVQEVLKTDANPFGFKGLKFIESVEESKALNNDPRPCVIISSSGMAEAGRVKHHIKNNINNPKNTILMVGYAEPNSLGGRLLRGDHEVHIFGEMYEVKAEVRSIKSMSAHGDYDDLLHFLACQDPALVKTVFLVHGEYDVQQHFAGKLKEHGFKHIEIPYQHQKIVLE from the coding sequence ATGAATATAACCTTCCATGGTGCTGCCCGTAATGTTACCGGTAGCAAGCATTTACTCCGTTTAAACGACGGTACCAGCATATTATTAGATTGCGGCATGTTTCAGGGCCTTGGCGAACAAACCGAAGAAATGAACGAACATTTTGGTTTTAATCCCAAAGGTGTAACGCACATGATCCTGTCGCACGCGCATATTGACCATTGCGGTTTAATCCCAAGGTTAGTTGCCGAAGGTTTTGACGGAAACATCTACTGTACATCGGCCACAATGGACCTTACGCGGATTCTGTTGCTTGATTCTGCAAAAATTCAGATGCAGGATGCTGAATATAGCAACAAGCATCGCGCCCGCAAAGGCCTGCCCCTGCTTTCGCCTTTATATACCGAGGATGATGTAATGGAAGCTCTGCGCCTGTTCAAGATTGTTGAATATGGCGAAGAGTTTACCATTACCCCTGCCCTGAAATTTAATTTTACTGATGCCGGACATATTTTAGGCAGCGCCGCAGTGCATATCACCGTAACCGAAAACGGTAAGGACACATACATTACCTTCAGTGGCGATGTTGGGCGCTATGGCGATTTGTTGCTGAAAAGTCCGCAAACTTTTGAGCAGGCCAATTATATTTTACTGGAATCAACCTACGGCGATTCGCTGCATAAAGACCTCGGGCCTATCGAGGAATCACTACTGGAAGTTATTAAGCAAACCTGCGAGGTTAAGGGTGGCAAGGTAATTATCCCGGCATTCAGCGTTGGCCGCACGCAGGAATTGTTGTATGCCCTAAACAGCCTTGAACTGAAAGGCACCTTACCTGATATTCCTTATTATGTAGATAGCCCGCTGTCAGAAAAGGCTACGCAGGTATTGATGAACCACCCTGAGGTTTACAATAAAGACGTGCAGGAAGTTTTAAAAACTGATGCCAATCCTTTTGGATTTAAAGGCCTGAAATTTATTGAAAGCGTGGAAGAGTCAAAGGCGTTGAATAACGATCCACGGCCTTGTGTTATCATATCATCGTCGGGCATGGCCGAAGCCGGGCGGGTAAAGCATCATATCAAAAACAATATCAACAACCCAAAGAACACCATTTTAATGGTAGGCTATGCGGAACCAAATTCGTTAGGCGGACGCTTATTACGCGGCGATCATGAGGTGCATATTTTTGGCGAAATGTACGAGGTTAAGGCCGAAGTACGTTCCATCAAATCCATGAGTGCCCACGGCGATTATGATGACCTGCTTCATTTCCTGGCCTGCCAGGATCCCGCACTGGTAAAAACCGTTTTCCTGGTTCATGGCGAGTATGACGTTCAGCAACATTTTGCAGGGAAGCTTAAAGAACATGGATTTAAGCATATTGAAATACCTTATCAGCATCAGAAGATAGTTTTGGAATAG
- a CDS encoding NAD(P)-dependent oxidoreductase, whose translation MNTVKIGWIGLGKMGAPMSQQLIKAGYPLSVYNRSKDKEEGFKAQGIGTAASPALLLNDTDVVFVMVSDDKAIKDIFTGNEGLLTAKVSGKIIINMSTVSPAISKEMAAACKTQGNHYLDAPVSGSVKQAEDAMLVIMAGGEADAFEQAKPILEKMGKLVMLVGDTGAGNVAKLAINTLLGIVAQGLAETVTLAQQNGINAEALTTLIGNSALGSPFVKIKGDAIVNDNYNAAFALKHIAKDLRLAKDLGLATPLGETAYQTYQDAEAAFGEEDIIAVIKQVRKG comes from the coding sequence ATGAATACAGTTAAAATAGGATGGATTGGTTTGGGTAAAATGGGCGCTCCCATGTCGCAGCAATTGATTAAGGCCGGTTATCCACTCAGCGTTTATAACCGCAGTAAGGATAAGGAAGAGGGATTTAAAGCCCAGGGCATCGGTACTGCCGCATCGCCAGCGTTGTTATTAAATGATACTGATGTTGTTTTTGTAATGGTATCTGATGATAAGGCCATCAAGGATATTTTTACCGGCAATGAAGGTTTGCTAACCGCGAAAGTGAGTGGTAAGATCATCATTAACATGAGTACTGTTTCGCCGGCTATTAGTAAAGAGATGGCCGCCGCGTGTAAGACGCAAGGTAATCATTACCTGGATGCACCGGTATCGGGCAGTGTAAAACAGGCAGAAGATGCTATGCTGGTGATTATGGCAGGAGGTGAGGCGGATGCATTTGAGCAGGCTAAACCTATCCTCGAAAAAATGGGCAAACTGGTGATGCTGGTTGGCGATACCGGCGCAGGCAACGTAGCCAAACTGGCCATTAATACTTTGTTGGGTATTGTTGCGCAAGGCCTTGCCGAAACAGTGACGCTGGCACAGCAAAACGGCATCAATGCAGAAGCGCTAACAACGCTGATTGGTAACAGCGCTTTAGGCAGTCCGTTCGTCAAAATAAAGGGTGATGCCATTGTTAATGATAATTATAATGCGGCTTTTGCCCTAAAGCATATCGCGAAAGACCTGCGCCTGGCCAAAGATTTGGGCTTGGCCACTCCACTTGGCGAAACCGCCTATCAAACCTACCAGGATGCGGAAGCCGCGTTTGGTGAAGAGGATATTATAGCGGTGATAAAGCAGGTGAGGAAGGGGTAG
- a CDS encoding SDR family NAD(P)-dependent oxidoreductase, translating into MSRIFITGSADGLGQMAAQLLLKDGHSVVLHARNKARAKEALATVRGAETVVTGDLSSIAETIKVAEQVNKLGSFDAVIHNAAVGYQEGRRIATVDGLPHVFAINSLAPYILTCLINKPKRLVYISSGLHKDGDASLRDLEWNIRNWNGYMAYADSKLHNVVLAFYAARKWPDVYSNALEPGWVATKMGGPSAPDSLEDGPKTQVWLAASNEPEVLVSGKYFYHKKLRSVHPGGSDPAVQDKFIAECERLSGIKFPG; encoded by the coding sequence ATGTCAAGAATATTTATAACAGGATCGGCTGATGGGTTAGGGCAGATGGCCGCTCAATTATTACTGAAAGATGGTCATAGTGTAGTATTGCACGCCCGTAATAAAGCCCGCGCTAAAGAGGCTTTGGCCACTGTGCGAGGGGCAGAAACCGTTGTTACCGGCGATTTATCTTCTATTGCTGAAACTATAAAAGTTGCAGAACAGGTAAATAAGCTCGGTTCCTTTGACGCGGTGATTCATAATGCCGCAGTAGGCTACCAGGAAGGGCGACGGATAGCAACCGTTGACGGTTTGCCGCACGTTTTTGCTATCAATAGTCTTGCTCCCTATATCCTTACCTGTTTGATTAACAAACCTAAACGACTTGTATATATCAGCTCGGGCTTGCATAAAGACGGTGATGCTTCACTGCGCGACCTGGAATGGAACATTCGCAACTGGAATGGTTATATGGCTTATGCCGACTCAAAATTACACAATGTGGTCCTGGCCTTTTACGCTGCCCGTAAATGGCCCGATGTGTATTCAAACGCGCTGGAACCAGGTTGGGTAGCAACCAAAATGGGCGGACCAAGCGCTCCGGATAGCCTGGAAGACGGCCCAAAAACACAGGTATGGCTTGCGGCAAGCAATGAGCCTGAAGTGTTGGTAAGCGGGAAATATTTCTATCATAAAAAGCTGCGTTCCGTGCATCCGGGAGGTTCGGATCCGGCTGTTCAGGATAAGTTTATTGCCGAGTGCGAACGTTTATCGGGAATTAAATTTCCTGGTTGA